The Candidatus Margulisiibacteriota bacterium genome window below encodes:
- a CDS encoding glycosyltransferase family 4 protein, translating to MSAYKILLISPVRDVDIYCGDIVYTESILNRPPEDIEYTDYVTALKNEDIVERKRLRFLWKNMKYSKFWIFQDFFPALIITIINIFRRKQWLFANPWKYFHIRNHFDLVHVHVFPVNLSGKVPPVVISNALTAGQFLETFHNYPAWRITVMEFMEKGLCKIFNIIETSVCYKKVKKIILFSEVLKNEYLKKGADPDKIRVIPIGLPSYPVNYKIKDPSQIIIGFIAKDFYAKGGWYLLQAYKKLYPEKKNLQLFIIGCEQLFNKKELEPYRIEWLNFVPREKLLKDYFSKFDIFAYPTVADGFPLVVLEALSMSIPVLTSDLLAMPEMIGYGEAGEISEARNIESIYKKLNLMTDMSYLEHKKAAALKFFKNKYHIYNTNLLLGRLYKECILDKVLFDFIDTPATKDDPE from the coding sequence ATGAGCGCTTATAAAATTTTGCTCATCAGCCCTGTCAGAGATGTTGATATCTATTGCGGAGATATTGTTTATACCGAGTCAATCTTAAACCGACCTCCTGAAGACATTGAATATACCGATTACGTAACAGCCTTAAAAAATGAAGATATTGTTGAACGCAAACGACTGCGCTTTCTCTGGAAAAACATGAAATATAGCAAATTCTGGATATTTCAGGATTTCTTCCCGGCTTTGATAATCACTATAATTAATATTTTTCGTCGGAAACAGTGGCTTTTCGCTAATCCCTGGAAGTATTTTCATATCAGAAACCATTTTGATCTGGTCCATGTTCATGTCTTCCCTGTAAACCTGAGCGGGAAAGTGCCACCGGTAGTAATAAGCAATGCTCTCACTGCTGGGCAATTTCTGGAAACTTTTCATAACTATCCGGCATGGCGTATTACTGTTATGGAATTTATGGAAAAAGGTCTCTGTAAAATTTTTAATATTATAGAAACTTCTGTCTGTTATAAAAAAGTAAAAAAAATTATATTATTTTCCGAGGTTTTAAAAAATGAATATCTGAAAAAAGGGGCCGATCCGGATAAAATCAGGGTAATTCCAATCGGACTTCCATCTTATCCTGTAAATTATAAAATTAAAGACCCGTCTCAGATAATAATCGGCTTTATTGCCAAAGATTTTTACGCTAAAGGGGGCTGGTATTTACTTCAGGCCTATAAAAAACTTTATCCTGAAAAAAAGAATTTACAGCTATTTATTATCGGTTGTGAACAATTATTTAATAAAAAGGAACTGGAGCCTTACCGGATTGAATGGCTGAATTTTGTTCCCAGAGAAAAGTTACTTAAAGATTATTTCTCCAAGTTTGATATTTTTGCTTATCCCACTGTTGCTGACGGCTTTCCGCTTGTTGTTCTGGAAGCTCTGTCCATGAGCATACCGGTACTGACAAGCGACTTACTGGCCATGCCTGAAATGATAGGATATGGTGAAGCCGGCGAAATATCCGAGGCTCGAAACATCGAATCGATTTACAAAAAATTAAATTTAATGACAGATATGTCTTATCTGGAACACAAAAAAGCAGCTGCTTTAAAATTCTTTAAAAACAAGTATCATATTTATAATACTAACTTGCTGTTGGGAAGATTATACAAGGAATGTATTCTTGATAAAGTTCTCTTCGATTTTATCGACACCCCAGCAACCAAGGATGATCCGGAGTAA
- a CDS encoding glycosyltransferase family 2 protein: MLEKTLVVIINFNNIEDTLECLESCIKSGINKKQLLLIDNHSSQIVVQNIKNVLPWLSILELPDNMGYAAGVNAGLNEALNRGYEYSFILNNDIVLNSSTLPELISVLERDTQIGICTPQNIVYGTNNVCFAGGYYDHKKGLTLHNTRPLAGPLEVDFLTGSAMLIRNNMLEKTGLFDEQYFLYFEDADFCMKVKHHGFKCVVTPKSEVQHKVSKTAALNPFIYYYCQRNRLQFFARYGRKKYIVLFIYHFFADNLRLIIKGLLKPAKNKNFKNMSYSLLGIMDFIKGKKGKNERL, from the coding sequence ATGCTTGAAAAAACCTTGGTAGTTATTATAAATTTCAACAATATTGAGGATACTCTGGAATGCCTGGAATCCTGTATTAAATCCGGAATTAATAAAAAGCAACTTTTACTTATAGATAATCATTCCTCACAAATTGTGGTTCAAAATATTAAAAATGTTTTACCGTGGTTAAGTATCCTGGAACTTCCAGACAATATGGGTTATGCCGCAGGAGTTAACGCCGGTCTTAATGAAGCACTTAACAGGGGTTACGAGTATTCCTTCATCCTTAATAATGATATTGTGCTCAATTCCAGTACTTTGCCTGAATTAATTTCTGTATTGGAAAGGGATACACAAATAGGGATATGTACCCCCCAAAATATAGTATATGGAACAAATAATGTCTGTTTTGCAGGTGGTTATTATGATCACAAAAAAGGTTTGACACTTCATAACACCCGACCTCTTGCAGGCCCTTTAGAGGTTGATTTTCTTACAGGCTCGGCTATGCTCATACGTAACAACATGTTAGAAAAAACCGGCCTTTTCGATGAACAATATTTCCTTTATTTTGAAGATGCTGATTTTTGTATGAAGGTGAAACATCATGGATTTAAATGTGTTGTAACCCCAAAATCAGAAGTTCAACACAAGGTGTCTAAAACAGCAGCGCTAAACCCATTTATTTACTATTATTGTCAAAGAAACCGACTGCAGTTTTTTGCCAGGTATGGCCGAAAAAAATATATAGTGCTATTTATTTACCATTTTTTTGCTGACAATCTGCGTCTGATAATAAAGGGTTTGCTTAAGCCGGCTAAAAACAAAAATTTTAAAAATATGTCCTATTCTCTCTTGGGAATAATGGATTTTATCAAAGGTAAAAAAGGAAAAAATGAGCGCTTATAA
- a CDS encoding class I SAM-dependent methyltransferase, with translation MKHCRICKGNFKSELQVKEMMFGSGKEFTYQQCEHCGCLQIKQYPEDISGFYSDQYYSLQPLEFSRRSRFKQFIRRQFTKYYLYGLNPLGYVMFKLLKWPAPFYIKWFQEAGVNLKSRILDAGCGAGYLLLSMYKDGFRHLAGADPFINEEITYDRNLIIYKKSLEEMHGKFDFIMMNHSFEHMQEQEMILRQVYRLLRPNSYLMIRIPVADSYAFRAYGANWVQLDAPRHFYLHTVKSINILAEKTGFIVKKIDYDSNEFQFWGSEQYIRNIALRSEKSFAVNPEMSIFTQDELQAYKAKALVLNKKQEGDSACFYLYKKDNNDRRH, from the coding sequence ATGAAACATTGTCGTATCTGCAAGGGAAATTTCAAAAGCGAATTGCAAGTAAAAGAAATGATGTTCGGGTCTGGCAAGGAATTTACCTATCAGCAATGCGAACATTGCGGTTGTCTGCAAATCAAACAATATCCTGAAGATATTTCCGGTTTTTATTCTGACCAATACTATTCACTGCAGCCTCTGGAATTTAGCAGAAGGTCCCGGTTCAAACAGTTTATACGGCGACAATTTACCAAATACTATTTATATGGCCTTAATCCCTTGGGATATGTGATGTTTAAGCTGCTCAAATGGCCAGCTCCTTTTTATATAAAATGGTTTCAGGAAGCTGGGGTAAACCTTAAGTCCAGAATCCTGGATGCAGGATGCGGTGCCGGTTATTTATTATTGTCTATGTATAAGGATGGGTTCAGGCATTTAGCCGGTGCAGACCCGTTTATAAATGAAGAGATCACATACGACCGGAATTTAATCATTTATAAGAAAAGTTTAGAAGAAATGCATGGTAAATTTGACTTTATCATGATGAATCATTCCTTTGAGCATATGCAGGAACAGGAAATGATCTTGCGGCAGGTTTATCGTTTGTTGCGTCCTAATAGTTATCTGATGATCAGGATCCCGGTTGCAGATTCCTATGCTTTTCGGGCATATGGGGCTAACTGGGTGCAGTTGGACGCACCCCGGCATTTTTATTTGCATACAGTTAAAAGCATCAATATCCTTGCGGAGAAAACCGGATTTATTGTAAAAAAAATTGATTATGATTCCAATGAATTTCAGTTTTGGGGAAGTGAACAATATATACGAAATATCGCTTTGAGGTCTGAAAAGTCTTTTGCTGTCAATCCAGAAATGTCGATCTTTACACAGGATGAGTTGCAAGCCTATAAAGCAAAAGCGCTCGTTTTAAACAAAAAGCAGGAAGGTGACAGTGCCTGTTTTTATCTATATAAAAAAGATAATAATGATCGTAGACACTAA
- a CDS encoding acyltransferase: protein MSTTNRYVFIDALRGIAALGVVMHHLFHTTVFTRIYYQIMPIVIKIISDYGRNGVQIFFVISGFVIAHSLRNNKLNIKSIFGFIIRRQVRLDPPYWTVIIIMLFYQFVESHLPLVTQPLPSLSAVLLNCFYLQRIFDTTQILDVAWTLCLEIQFYLFFIILLAIGIRLVKPKNNPSVSFASVGLVLVTGVISLIIYRYSGTAKFVWFIFDWFFFAGGVLCYWALHHIVSKWLFFLFITIYIYYILFAIFIQNSGLDLSILLAGFVTVITIYVLGYFNKLSVFLKNYFLQYLGKISYSLYLIHPIVIFFVMRLGYKLTGDNHILALGWYILAFFATFIAAHFLYKFVERPSMNFSSRIKGILT from the coding sequence ATGAGCACGACAAACAGATATGTTTTTATTGATGCCTTAAGAGGTATTGCTGCCTTGGGCGTTGTAATGCATCATTTATTTCATACAACCGTTTTTACCAGAATTTATTATCAGATAATGCCAATCGTTATTAAAATAATAAGTGATTACGGCAGAAATGGTGTTCAAATCTTCTTTGTAATAAGCGGTTTCGTGATAGCGCATTCTTTACGCAACAACAAATTAAATATTAAATCCATATTTGGGTTCATTATCCGCAGACAGGTAAGATTGGACCCGCCCTATTGGACCGTTATAATTATTATGCTTTTTTATCAATTTGTTGAATCGCACCTGCCCCTGGTAACCCAGCCATTACCAAGTTTATCAGCTGTTTTATTAAATTGTTTTTATTTACAAAGGATTTTTGATACGACACAAATTCTGGATGTGGCCTGGACATTATGTCTGGAAATTCAATTTTATTTATTCTTTATTATATTGCTGGCCATTGGAATACGCCTGGTCAAACCAAAAAATAATCCCAGCGTAAGTTTTGCTTCAGTCGGCTTGGTACTTGTAACCGGTGTAATTTCGCTGATTATTTACAGATATTCCGGAACAGCAAAATTTGTGTGGTTTATATTTGACTGGTTCTTTTTCGCAGGCGGTGTTCTCTGTTACTGGGCCTTACATCATATAGTATCAAAATGGTTATTTTTTCTGTTTATTACCATTTATATTTATTATATATTGTTTGCGATTTTTATTCAAAACAGCGGTTTGGATCTCAGCATTCTGCTGGCTGGCTTTGTTACGGTTATTACCATCTACGTTCTGGGGTATTTTAATAAGTTATCTGTTTTCTTAAAAAATTACTTTCTACAATATTTGGGCAAAATCTCCTACAGCTTATATCTTATTCATCCCATCGTTATTTTTTTTGTAATGCGTTTGGGTTATAAATTAACAGGGGACAATCATATTCTGGCTTTGGGCTGGTATATACTGGCTTTCTTTGCTACATTTATTGCCGCTCATTTTCTTTATAAGTTTGTAGAAAGACCTAGCATGAATTTTTCGTCCAGAATAAAGGGTATTCTGACTTAA
- a CDS encoding FkbM family methyltransferase, which yields MRFGTRSYTQLVKAFIDLRHYKALINICTKAVNPKEFLNKYLFGSGTYPCQIKVKTSIGIISITAFNSHDLLTINEIFFRKDYQVKPDIQIVADIGSNIGISALYFLTQNPNVKCYLFEPNPSNVEKLKQNLKGFESRYVLQTYAVSNESGTFDFGIESTGRYGSLEQHLGQTIKVDCKDINSVLQLIINREKQIDLLKIDTEGSEIKTLRAINEEYLKDIKMICSESEQVINNGEAELLRKFFRQKMYGTVCCLYNRFG from the coding sequence ATGAGATTCGGAACCAGAAGCTATACACAACTTGTCAAGGCATTCATAGACCTAAGGCATTACAAGGCATTAATCAATATTTGTACTAAAGCAGTGAACCCCAAAGAATTTTTGAATAAATATTTATTCGGCAGTGGTACTTATCCTTGCCAAATCAAAGTAAAAACTTCTATCGGGATAATTTCTATAACGGCATTTAATTCTCATGATTTATTGACCATAAATGAAATATTTTTCAGGAAAGATTATCAGGTAAAGCCTGATATTCAAATAGTAGCAGATATTGGTTCCAATATCGGTATCAGCGCACTTTATTTTTTAACTCAAAATCCCAACGTAAAATGTTACCTGTTTGAACCCAATCCCAGTAACGTAGAAAAATTGAAACAAAATTTGAAAGGATTTGAGTCCAGGTATGTGCTGCAAACATATGCAGTATCAAACGAATCAGGAACCTTTGATTTCGGTATAGAAAGCACAGGGCGCTATGGTAGTCTGGAGCAGCATTTGGGGCAAACCATAAAAGTTGACTGCAAGGATATAAACAGTGTTTTACAACTTATTATTAATCGGGAAAAGCAGATCGATTTGCTGAAGATCGATACAGAAGGTTCGGAAATAAAAACTTTAAGGGCAATAAACGAAGAGTATCTCAAGGATATTAAAATGATCTGTTCCGAATCCGAACAGGTTATTAATAATGGGGAAGCCGAATTGCTGCGCAAGTTTTTCCGGCAAAAGATGTATGGTACAGTATGCTGTTTATATAACCGGTTTGGTTAG
- a CDS encoding glycosyltransferase, with amino-acid sequence MEPLFTLVMPAYNHENYVQKAIESVFTQTCKNIQFIVINDGSKDQTHEKIQELLAKYPQGFEYINKNNEGVSTTLNLGLSKARGKYFYYLASDDMLLPDTLTTIAQHFEVASPSVGLIYCDVYHHEKELAAHQPLNIALEPRGYLLKKVLSNEAQLLGPSCFFRTESLNAVGGFKNGLPLEDFYVILKMTHQFEAGYLPQKLVLHRHHETNSANAYRKIGPAALESIQHFFKEYPSVDKKLYRQSLAIRYQWQAWVGFAQKDRPYALKNYLRFLLLDPVKFLSDRNFVKSFLRTLFNKFSKTIYLMHAGRSKHFYQVIEYDGHYKLAMFSYYASLKHSWAYFKQKKLKALLCSLGDYLRFLSLKYLSKNKTIIFSLEPFSADMDKIKLFLNRHKLIYQTSWPYWTNQNQPLPNDNHDVLNSWKNILSRLKIVTVTETAKAGLAEFLGKSTSIQVIPHAVDYSVFKNSETEKQGILFVGRFIADKNFSFLKELVTALPQYHFTFIGEGPEIQSLEQLSNITVVRFQPTKKLAEYYKKSKCLLLPSRPRQGWEELFGLVILEAMASRTVVLAGQNNVGPRSIISSGETGFLLPLNTESWIAKINDVMNSDMNSLLGKAEQLIKEKYDYPVVFQQWKKVLTKPVI; translated from the coding sequence ATGGAACCTTTGTTTACCTTAGTAATGCCCGCTTATAACCATGAAAATTATGTGCAAAAAGCTATAGAAAGCGTATTCACACAAACCTGTAAAAATATCCAGTTCATAGTAATTAATGACGGCTCAAAAGACCAAACACATGAAAAAATTCAGGAGCTTCTGGCAAAGTATCCTCAAGGCTTTGAATATATTAATAAAAATAATGAAGGGGTCAGCACTACGCTTAACCTGGGATTATCCAAAGCCAGGGGAAAATACTTCTATTACCTTGCTTCTGATGATATGCTGCTGCCTGATACACTGACTACTATAGCCCAACATTTCGAGGTTGCCTCTCCCTCTGTCGGACTGATTTACTGTGATGTTTATCATCATGAAAAAGAACTTGCCGCTCACCAACCATTAAACATCGCGCTTGAACCCAGAGGCTATCTTTTAAAAAAAGTACTCTCAAATGAAGCGCAGCTGCTGGGGCCGTCCTGTTTTTTCAGGACCGAATCTTTAAATGCTGTCGGTGGATTTAAAAATGGCCTGCCTCTTGAAGATTTTTATGTTATTCTGAAAATGACTCATCAATTTGAAGCTGGATACCTGCCACAAAAACTTGTCCTGCATCGCCATCATGAAACCAATTCAGCCAATGCTTATAGAAAAATCGGTCCTGCGGCCCTTGAGTCCATTCAACATTTTTTCAAAGAATATCCCAGTGTTGACAAAAAACTGTACCGGCAGTCTCTGGCAATACGCTATCAGTGGCAGGCCTGGGTAGGTTTCGCGCAAAAGGACAGGCCCTATGCCTTAAAAAATTATCTGCGTTTTCTGCTACTCGACCCGGTTAAATTTCTGTCCGACCGTAATTTTGTAAAATCTTTCCTGCGCACTTTGTTTAATAAATTTTCCAAGACCATATATCTTATGCACGCCGGCCGTTCCAAACATTTTTATCAGGTTATAGAATATGACGGCCACTATAAACTGGCCATGTTTTCCTATTACGCTTCCTTAAAACACAGCTGGGCTTATTTCAAACAAAAGAAGCTCAAAGCCTTGCTCTGCAGTCTGGGAGATTATCTGCGTTTCTTATCTCTGAAATATCTCTCGAAAAACAAGACTATTATTTTTTCACTGGAACCCTTTTCAGCAGATATGGATAAAATTAAACTTTTTCTGAACAGACACAAATTAATCTATCAGACCTCCTGGCCTTACTGGACAAATCAAAATCAACCCTTACCCAATGATAACCATGATGTTCTGAACAGTTGGAAAAATATTTTATCCCGGCTAAAAATTGTTACTGTCACAGAAACAGCGAAAGCCGGTTTAGCGGAATTTTTGGGCAAATCAACCTCCATTCAGGTAATTCCGCACGCTGTGGATTATTCTGTGTTTAAAAATTCTGAAACTGAAAAACAGGGAATTTTGTTTGTGGGTCGTTTTATCGCCGATAAAAACTTTTCGTTTTTAAAGGAGCTCGTCACTGCCTTGCCGCAATATCATTTTACCTTTATAGGTGAAGGTCCTGAGATTCAGAGCCTCGAACAACTTTCTAATATAACCGTGGTAAGGTTCCAGCCCACAAAAAAACTGGCTGAATATTATAAAAAGTCCAAATGTCTGCTGCTGCCATCCAGGCCACGTCAAGGATGGGAAGAACTCTTCGGGCTGGTTATCCTGGAAGCCATGGCCTCACGCACTGTTGTTCTTGCCGGACAAAACAATGTGGGGCCAAGGTCTATTATTTCTTCCGGAGAAACCGGATTTCTTCTGCCTCTAAATACTGAATCCTGGATAGCCAAAATCAATGATGTAATGAACTCTGATATGAACTCATTGTTGGGAAAAGCCGAACAGCTGATTAAAGAGAAATATGACTATCCTGTTGTTTTTCAGCAGTGGAAAAAGGTCCTAACCAAACCGGTTATATAA
- a CDS encoding glycosyltransferase: MAPKVSVCMITYNHEAFIAQSIESVLAQKTNFDVELVIGEDCSTDKTREIILGYKAQYPERIRLLLPDKNIGMAKNFIQCLQTCTGQYVALLEGDDFWNEPDKLQRQADILDAHSAAAICFNCTRVIYTAAPEKSTLYPEPDFAEWSSLPDLLNKNFMHTCSVMFRNRLFKTFPDWFEKILTLDHALHILNARFGDIYYLPEVLSTYRVHAGGIFSPQKTEHFERNCLSALLLNVELQKLFKYQYTEVLQPKIDHYYFGLVNHYRLQKKYMKAAGLFFVYRPFIKASLKHSLKMLVVLILYKLKLLKE; encoded by the coding sequence ATGGCCCCAAAAGTTAGCGTCTGTATGATTACTTACAACCATGAGGCTTTTATAGCCCAGTCTATTGAAAGTGTTTTGGCTCAGAAAACAAACTTCGATGTTGAGCTGGTTATAGGCGAGGATTGCTCTACAGACAAAACCCGTGAAATTATTCTCGGATATAAAGCCCAATACCCCGAGCGTATCAGACTACTTTTACCGGACAAAAATATCGGCATGGCCAAAAACTTTATACAGTGCCTGCAAACCTGTACCGGACAATATGTAGCGCTGCTCGAAGGAGACGACTTCTGGAATGAACCGGACAAATTGCAAAGGCAGGCTGATATCCTGGATGCTCATTCAGCCGCGGCCATTTGCTTTAACTGCACCAGAGTTATCTATACGGCCGCGCCGGAAAAATCGACGCTATACCCTGAGCCTGATTTTGCCGAATGGTCCAGCCTTCCTGACCTCTTAAACAAAAACTTTATGCATACCTGCTCAGTCATGTTTCGCAACCGTCTGTTTAAAACTTTCCCTGACTGGTTTGAAAAAATACTCACGCTGGACCATGCGTTACATATTTTAAATGCCCGGTTTGGCGACATCTATTATCTGCCCGAGGTGTTAAGCACATACCGGGTCCATGCCGGCGGTATCTTTTCGCCTCAAAAAACAGAACATTTTGAGAGAAATTGCCTTTCGGCTTTGCTGCTTAATGTTGAGCTGCAAAAACTTTTCAAATATCAATACACGGAAGTCCTTCAACCTAAAATCGATCATTATTATTTTGGGCTGGTCAATCACTACCGGCTGCAAAAAAAATATATGAAAGCAGCCGGACTTTTTTTTGTTTATCGTCCATTTATTAAAGCTTCCCTAAAGCATAGTCTGAAAATGCTGGTTGTACTCATTTTGTATAAACTGAAATTGCTAAAGGAATAA
- a CDS encoding DegT/DnrJ/EryC1/StrS family aminotransferase, with the protein MSQEPFSAPIYITRPILPDLDKIKNRLAEVWQAKWLTNNGYQHQQLEEQLKQVLKVPYITLFNNGTIALIVACQCLRLSGEVITTPFTFPATPHVLTWNNIKPIFCDIDPQTMNIDARKIESMITPHTTGILGVHVFGTPCDVQAIQEVADRYGLKVVYDAAHAFGTEIHDQGIGNFGDITMFSFHATKLYHTAEGGALTMKNEHSKKLINLLKNFGIKNEEEVVMPGINGKMNEIQAVIGLEVLSCMQAEVEKRSRILQQYQDSLKDVPGIKFLNLGEAIKNSYQYFVIRINEEEFGKSRDFVYAEFKKFNVFTRKYFYPLCSEYTCYKQIPSSSPHNLPVAHQVVKEVLSMPFYGDLSADDVCRICDILKSFRNS; encoded by the coding sequence ATGAGCCAGGAACCTTTTAGTGCGCCCATCTATATTACCAGGCCTATCCTGCCTGATCTGGACAAAATTAAAAACAGGCTTGCCGAAGTATGGCAGGCCAAATGGCTAACCAATAACGGTTATCAGCATCAGCAGCTGGAAGAACAGCTCAAACAGGTATTAAAAGTACCTTACATTACTCTTTTTAATAACGGGACAATCGCGCTCATTGTCGCCTGTCAGTGCTTAAGATTGTCCGGAGAAGTTATCACCACGCCATTTACCTTCCCGGCCACACCTCATGTGCTTACCTGGAACAACATTAAACCGATTTTTTGCGATATTGATCCGCAGACCATGAATATCGATGCCAGAAAAATAGAATCCATGATCACACCGCATACTACTGGAATCTTGGGAGTACATGTATTTGGAACGCCCTGCGATGTGCAGGCTATTCAGGAGGTTGCCGACCGCTACGGGCTGAAAGTTGTATATGACGCGGCCCATGCCTTCGGCACCGAAATCCATGATCAGGGTATAGGGAATTTCGGGGATATAACCATGTTCAGCTTTCACGCCACCAAGCTCTATCACACAGCCGAAGGCGGCGCCTTAACTATGAAAAACGAGCATTCAAAAAAATTAATCAACCTGCTCAAAAATTTCGGTATAAAAAATGAGGAGGAAGTGGTCATGCCCGGAATTAATGGCAAGATGAACGAGATACAAGCTGTAATCGGGCTGGAGGTACTGAGTTGTATGCAGGCGGAAGTAGAAAAACGTAGCAGGATATTACAGCAGTATCAAGATTCTTTGAAGGACGTTCCCGGTATAAAATTTTTGAACCTGGGTGAAGCCATTAAAAACAGTTACCAGTATTTTGTAATCCGTATAAATGAGGAGGAATTTGGAAAATCCAGAGATTTTGTGTATGCTGAATTTAAGAAATTTAATGTGTTTACACGTAAATATTTCTATCCGCTGTGCAGCGAATATACCTGTTACAAACAAATCCCCTCTTCCTCACCGCACAATCTGCCGGTTGCGCATCAGGTAGTTAAAGAAGTACTGTCCATGCCCTTTTACGGCGACTTGTCTGCTGATGATGTTTGCAGGATTTGCGACATTTTAAAAAGTTTCCGGAACTCGTAG
- a CDS encoding acyltransferase, with protein MKTSFYTDSELRELGLKTFGKNVLISRNASFYNPENISLGDNVRIDDFCILSGKITLGSYVHISAFCALYGARQIIFEDFSGISARVTIYSAIDDFSGRHLTNSTVPEKYKQISGGPVCLKKYVQIGAHTVVLPDLNLEEGVAVGAMSLVNKSLPAWGIYAGIPASFLKDRQKNLLKLEKQLEGTL; from the coding sequence TTGAAAACATCCTTTTATACAGATTCCGAACTTAGGGAATTAGGGTTAAAAACTTTCGGAAAGAATGTTTTAATCAGCCGTAATGCCAGTTTCTATAATCCTGAGAATATCTCTTTGGGCGATAATGTCCGGATTGATGACTTCTGCATACTTTCAGGCAAAATAACCCTGGGTTCATATGTGCATATCTCTGCTTTCTGCGCCTTGTACGGCGCCAGGCAGATTATTTTTGAGGATTTCAGTGGCATTTCGGCCCGGGTTACCATCTATAGCGCGATTGATGATTTCAGCGGCAGACATTTAACTAATTCCACTGTGCCGGAAAAATATAAACAAATTAGCGGTGGGCCTGTTTGTCTCAAAAAATACGTTCAAATAGGCGCCCATACTGTAGTGCTGCCCGATCTCAACCTGGAAGAAGGAGTTGCTGTAGGCGCAATGAGCCTGGTAAATAAATCACTTCCGGCCTGGGGCATTTACGCAGGTATACCAGCCAGTTTTCTAAAGGACAGACAAAAAAATTTACTGAAGCTGGAAAAACAGCTGGAAGGAACCTTATGA